One window from the genome of Penaeus monodon isolate SGIC_2016 chromosome 2, NSTDA_Pmon_1, whole genome shotgun sequence encodes:
- the LOC119582000 gene encoding post-GPI attachment to proteins factor 2-like: MMDSDSVVRIPLRRLAVVTVSLPFGAFFLCIYLSLRHNFDLSTATHCGVPNYLPSISSAIGEFVPQRYIWRAAIAVHSAPRFLIAAMYNSFMSRILPNIKFYRVSTCVCVLECAHILYRLYKETGDIFEVPGTEHYPPPPPPQTKGL, encoded by the exons ATGATGGACTCAGACTCTGTGGTTCGAATTCCTCTGCGCCGTCTTGCAGTGGTCACAGTATCACTACCTTTTGGGGCTTTCTTCCTATGCATTTATCTCTCATTAAGACACAACTTCGATTTATCTACTGCCACTCATTGTGGA gttCCTAATTACTTACCATCAATATCTTCTGCCATTGGAGAATTTGTACCTCAGCGATACATTTGGAGAGCTGCAATTGCCGTCCACTCAGCGCCACGTTTCCTTATTGCTGCAATGTACAACAGTTTTATGAGCAGGATATTACCAAATATTAAGTTTTATAGGgttagtacatgtgtgtgtgttttagaatgTGCTCATAttctatatagactatataaggAAACAGGAGACATTTTTGAAGTACCTGGGACTGAgcattatccccctccccctcctcctcaaacAAAAGGCCTTTAA